A stretch of DNA from Meiothermus cerbereus DSM 11376:
TCGAGTTATGCGGCATAAGCGCAACCCTCCAAATATGGGCCTTCACCCCTCATTCCTTCGGGTTAGAGAGAGATGAAAGCAAGCTAAGCAATGCGCGAGACGGTGTTAATCCAGCGAAAAGGGCGGATTTGTAGTATATCATGGTACAAACCCTTTCTTCACTGGCTTTTTGCTGTCCCAAAGGGCACTACTCTTAGTGCATGGCTTTTGTTTTCATACTAGATGTTGCGTAATTGGGCTGTTTCCGTATGAACCATTCGGGGCCTGGCATCCCAGCAGGAGCAGGCAGGGACAATGTGGATAAACCAATACCCACCCCCCCACCACGCCGCACCATGTCGCCATACGTTGGCAAAGCCCTCTGGCGCACCGGCCTGGTGGTGCTGGTGATGCTGATTTCTTCTTACATTCTGAACAATAACCTGTTGGGGCCCTTTAGCGCGTTTATAAAGGGGCCGCAGGGGGCCTCGCTCGACCGGCTGGCGCGGGTGGTGCACCGCTGGGGCTCGCCAGTTCCGGTACGGGATTTTCCACTGGTGGTTCTGCTGGAGCTCGAGCAGCAAAGCATTACCCAGCTTAGCCCCGGCAGCAATGTCTTCCACCGGGGCCAACTGGCCCGCATCACCCGAAAAATTCTGGGCTACCAGCCCAAGGGCATCTTCCTCGACTTTGACCTGCGCTACCCCAGCAACGAAGGAGGGGTACGCTCGGCAGGCGACCAACAGCTCCTGGCGCTATTCAGGGAGGTGCGAACACCCCTACTGCTGCCCGACCCGGTGGCGCTGGGCCAACCCCTGAGCCGTCTAAACCCCTTCCTGCACACGGTGCAGGCCCAGGTTTTCTACGATAGCGACGGGCAAACCCGCAAAATCCCCCGCCCCCGTCCGGGCCAGCCGCTCGCGGCCTCGCTGGGCCTGTACTGCCTGGGCCTGGGCATAGATCTGCGCGACGGCCATCGCTGTCAGCAGTCGGTGGCGCCGGGAAACCCCCGCTCGGATGGCAAACGCATCGTCTACCGCGAGATTCGGCGCTTTGCGGCCAACGCCACTGGAAGCCAGCTCTGGCCCAACCTGGTGGTGATAAGCGGGCTGGATTTCCTTAACGACGGGCTGGTGCAGTCCGAGGCAACCCAGGGGGCTTTGTTCCTGGTGGGGCGCACCTACCCCCAGGCCGACGACGTACACTTCACGGCAATGGGGCCGGTGCAGGGTATAGACATTCACGCCAATGCCCTCCTGACCCTGGCTACCTACCGCAGTTTTTCCGAAACCCTGGGCTGGGGGCCGGTGCTGTTGGTGGTGCCGCTGGTGGTGTTTGTGGCCCTGTGGCTCACCTACAGCATCACCGATGGCTGGCTTCGGGCCAGCCGCTTCCAGGGCTTTGTGCAGGCCCTCATCGAAACCGCTGTGGCGGCCTGGTTCTTGTTTTTTGCCGGGGTGCTGATCTTGCAGTACACCGGCCACTTTCTGGATTACCTGTATCCCATTGTGGCTTTTCAGATGGGGGCCTTGCTCCTCAAGCTATTTGCCGGAGGGAAAAAAGATGAAAACAAAGCCAGCGATAAAGGCCAGGAAGTGGCCGACAAGCTCAAGGAGGTTGTCCAGGGTACCGGCGATGGTTAGATTCCTGCTTGCCCTAGTAGGTTTGGGCGCAGTGGGTCTGGCCGAACCGGCCCGCTTAGAACTCAGCGGCAAGGCCCGCCTCGAGCGCCCCGACCAGACGGTACAGACCTATACCCGCAGCAGTGGCCCAGCGCTGGTGCTCAACCTCGAGGTCGGCGACCGTCTGTGCGTCACCCAAGGCAAGGGCCGCCTCCAGTATGGGGTGCGGGCTTTTACCCTGGAAGCCAGGGGAGCTGCATGCTTCGAGGTAGCCCGGCCCCGGTCGCTCTGGCAGAGCCTGGTGGCCAGTTGCCAGGACCTTGGGGTCTGCAAAAAGCAGGCCGAAGCCGCCTTCGTCAAGGAGGCCAGAAGCCGGGGCCTGGAGGAAAACATCCCGGTGCTGTACCTGCCCACCGACTACCGGCTGGAAACGCTGTATCTGGTTGTGGCCGCCGGACAAACCCTGCGCCTACTCGAAAACCAGAAGGAACTCGCCCGAATTGACGCCAGCAGCGAGGAGTTTGCAATTCCCAGTATCGTGCTGCGCAAAGCCACACACCTCGAGGTCAGCAGTCGCTCGGGGGTGGTGGTGTACCGGGCCCCCGTGCGCTGGGTACACCTTTTTGCCCAGGTGGAAGCCGAAACACCCCGCGAGGCCGCGCTGGCCCTCTGGCTTACCAGCCATATCGGCTATGCCCCCGCTGCCTACAGTTACCTACTGGCTGCGGGCGAGAGCGAGCTGGCCCGTATCCTGGCAGCCCAGATTCGCCAGGAGTTCCGGGGAAGTTACCGCTAAACCCTTTTGAAGGCGGTTCCAGGGCAGCCCCAGGAGGCCTTGCGGCCGGCAAAAACCCCCTGCAAACCCCCTAGCGTTTCTGATACCATACTCGGCATGGAGCTTGTGTTCAATCTGCTGCTGATTGCAGGCGGTATCGTTCTTTTGTACTTTGGGGGCGAGGCCCTGGTAAAAAACGCAGTGGTGTTGGCCCGCACCTGGGGCATCAGCAGCATGGTGGTGGGCCTGACGGTGGTGGCCTATGGCACCAGCAGCCCCGAGCTGGCCGCCAGCCTGGCCGCCGCACTTACGGGTAGCCCGGACGTTGCCATCGGGAATGTGGTGGGTTCCAACATCCTGAACATCCTGCTCATCCTGGGGGTCACGGCCCTGCTAGCACCCATCCGGGCCCAGGCCCAGTTCATCAAGCGCGAGGTGCCCATCATGATTGGCGCATCATTGTTGCTGTTCGTGTTTATGTACACGGGTGAGCAGGTGGGCCGTTGGGAAGGGCTGGCATCGGTGGTGCTGCTGGGTCTGTACATCTGGTTTTTGTACCGCAGCAGCGCAGACGAGAACCCTGAGGTGCTTGATGAGTTCGACCAGGAGTATGGCCAACCCGTCCAAACAGGCTGGCGAACCTACGCGGGGTTAGTGCTGGGACTGGTGCTGCTGGGGGTAGGGGCCCGCCTCCTGACTATTGGGGCGGTGGAGCTGGCCCGGGCCTTCGGGGTTCCTGAGCTGGTGATCGGCCTGACCATCGTGGCGCTGGGCACCAGCCTACCAGAGGTGGCCGCCTCCATCACTGCGGCCCTGCGGCGCGAGCCGGACATCGCCCTGGGCAACATCGTGGGCTCAAACGTGTTTAACATCCTGGGCATTCTGGGCCTTACCGCCCTGGTACAGCCCGTGGGCCTGCCCTGGGAGAGCATCCAGCGCGATATGTGGACGATGCTGGCAGCCAGCGTGCTGCTATGGCCGTTTCTGGCTACCGGATACCGGCTGGGGCGCCGGGAGGGCGGCGTTTTTCTAGGGCTGTATGTGGCCTATGTGGCTTTTCTCATCAACAGCGCCTCTCAACACGGCGCGGGTTGATGCGCCTGGGCCAGCATGACGATGGCCCGCTCCAAAGCCAGGCGCATGTCCTTGCCGGTTTTAGCGGCTTCCTCGGCCTCTATCAGGATTTCCAGGGCTCGCGTAATGGCCTCGCCGGACATTCTCTTGGCCAGCAGCAGGGTTTGTTTGGCCGCGTAGGGGTGCATGCTCAGGGCGCTGGCGGCCATCCCCTCCCCCATCATGGGATCGTCTTGTAGCAAGGCCCAGGCTTTGGCGACCCGCACATACTGCCAGGAAAGCGCGCCCAGTATGCGCAAGGGGTCTTCGCCCCGCTCCAGGAGATCGCGGGCGTACTTGAAGGCCTGGGTGGGTTTGCCCTCGGTGGTCGAACGCACCAGGTCAAAACCAGAGATGGGGGTATCCAACGCTGCCAGCGCTTGCACTTTCTCGAGGGTAATGGGGGGTGATACAAGACACAGCTTCCTGAGTTCCTGGTCGAGGGCTTCCAACCCCATAGCGGGGTTCTCGGCGCTGCCTTTCCCCCCCACCAGACCCGCCAGGTACGAAGCAATGGCCCCCGGTAGCTTCAGGTCGTAGTAGCGGGCCCGGTTCACCACCCAGTTGGTCATTTCCTTGGGGCCCGGGGTGGGGTGGTCACGCCGGGTGGCCTTTTCGGCGTACCACTTGCTGCGAGCCGCCGTAGGCCGGGGGTCGAGCAGCAGCACCACCGCATCGGGCGGCACGCTCTCCAGCACTTCCTTGAGGGGCTTCCATTCGGCCTCGGTAAGGTCGCGCAGATCCACCAGAGCCCCGCCAGGGCCAAACAGCCCGCCGCTGGCCTCCTGAGCTATCAGGGCTGGCTCAGGGGGCATCAGGCGTGGGGGTAGGCCCTGCAAACCTGCCTCTTGCAGCAGGGCTTCCCTGGCCAGAAAGCTGTCTCCGGTAAAGACCTGAATCATCTACCAGGGCAGAATACCAGAACCACTCCTGGCAATAAAATACGCTGCACGACCTGCAGCGTATTGGTGCGAACCGCGACGGTAGCGTACTCTGCGCCATCATACGCAGATGAGGGTATACGCTGGATGCGTCGAACGCTACTTGGTACAGTCCAGCTTGAAGCGTAAGCTGGGCGCGGGGGTAGAGTAGCTAACCCCCAGGTCGCGCTGTAACCTGCTGGGGTCAATTTCCAGCAGCAGCTTGGTGGGGGCTTCGGCTTTCGCAGTGTCGAACTTGATTTGATAGATTACGGCTGCGCCTTGGGCAATTTGCTTGTAGCGCAGCTCGCCCTCGTACTCGCGGCTGAGTGCGCTGGCATTGATGTTGGTAGTGCTACCATCAGCAAAAACCAGGCTCAGGCCCGACGAATCGCGCACCCCGGTCTGGCCCGGCTCGAGCGTCCGATTTGTGCCGTTGCGCATCTCGAGGGTTACTCCCCAGCCCTTTAGCCCGAAGACTTCGATGGCCTCAACTTTGGTGACCCGGGCCCGCCAGATGCCGTTGAACAGCCACTCGTTCAGGCAGCCCTCGAGGCTGGCCCGCTGGTTGGCCCCTCCGGCAGCCTGGTTGCTCAGATTGAGGGTACTCCCAGATAGGCTGGTGGTGATACCCAGTGCCTGTAAGGCGCTCACCGGCACGTAGCTTTGCCCATTCACCACGATGGCTTTGGCGTTGCTGGCCTGACCGTTGATGACCAGGTTGAGCTGCCGCTGTACGGCCTGGGCCAAAACCAGACCCAGTACCGCTACCATCAACCACGCAAGTAGTTTTTTCGCATTCATACAACACCTATGGGTTTTGCACTTCCCCCATTGCCGTCAGGTAGGTCGCACTGAGGGTGCGTTTGGAAACTGTGCCTTGCACACCGCTATTCTCCTCGGCGATCAGGTAAAAGGTTTTGGGGCCAGCGCTGTCTACAGGAAACACCCGCTCGCTGCTAACGAT
This window harbors:
- the holA gene encoding DNA polymerase III subunit delta; translated protein: MIQVFTGDSFLAREALLQEAGLQGLPPRLMPPEPALIAQEASGGLFGPGGALVDLRDLTEAEWKPLKEVLESVPPDAVVLLLDPRPTAARSKWYAEKATRRDHPTPGPKEMTNWVVNRARYYDLKLPGAIASYLAGLVGGKGSAENPAMGLEALDQELRKLCLVSPPITLEKVQALAALDTPISGFDLVRSTTEGKPTQAFKYARDLLERGEDPLRILGALSWQYVRVAKAWALLQDDPMMGEGMAASALSMHPYAAKQTLLLAKRMSGEAITRALEILIEAEEAAKTGKDMRLALERAIVMLAQAHQPAPC
- a CDS encoding calcium/sodium antiporter: MELVFNLLLIAGGIVLLYFGGEALVKNAVVLARTWGISSMVVGLTVVAYGTSSPELAASLAAALTGSPDVAIGNVVGSNILNILLILGVTALLAPIRAQAQFIKREVPIMIGASLLLFVFMYTGEQVGRWEGLASVVLLGLYIWFLYRSSADENPEVLDEFDQEYGQPVQTGWRTYAGLVLGLVLLGVGARLLTIGAVELARAFGVPELVIGLTIVALGTSLPEVAASITAALRREPDIALGNIVGSNVFNILGILGLTALVQPVGLPWESIQRDMWTMLAASVLLWPFLATGYRLGRREGGVFLGLYVAYVAFLINSASQHGAG
- a CDS encoding CHASE2 domain-containing protein; its protein translation is MSPYVGKALWRTGLVVLVMLISSYILNNNLLGPFSAFIKGPQGASLDRLARVVHRWGSPVPVRDFPLVVLLELEQQSITQLSPGSNVFHRGQLARITRKILGYQPKGIFLDFDLRYPSNEGGVRSAGDQQLLALFREVRTPLLLPDPVALGQPLSRLNPFLHTVQAQVFYDSDGQTRKIPRPRPGQPLAASLGLYCLGLGIDLRDGHRCQQSVAPGNPRSDGKRIVYREIRRFAANATGSQLWPNLVVISGLDFLNDGLVQSEATQGALFLVGRTYPQADDVHFTAMGPVQGIDIHANALLTLATYRSFSETLGWGPVLLVVPLVVFVALWLTYSITDGWLRASRFQGFVQALIETAVAAWFLFFAGVLILQYTGHFLDYLYPIVAFQMGALLLKLFAGGKKDENKASDKGQEVADKLKEVVQGTGDG